In a single window of the Pelodiscus sinensis isolate JC-2024 chromosome 18, ASM4963464v1, whole genome shotgun sequence genome:
- the LOC102448285 gene encoding androgen-induced gene 1 protein-like isoform X2 has translation MAGQLRRPRLILQTLLFGICSIVDFARMFIPAKKNSVSSRLLSLRDLIFSILVFPVGLFVAVTFWTLYAYDRELVYPKELDEINPSWLNHTMHTTILPLLFIELITCPHRYLSKLKGMVGLSIFGTSYLTWVLWVNYASGIWAYPILEVLGTPGKVILFSISYLVMVGFYLLGEHLTNYLWGDFQKYKKKA, from the exons ATTCTACAAACTCTGTTGTTTGGAATATGTTCCATAGTTGATTTTGCTCGTATGTTCATCCCTGCCAAAAAGAACAGTGTGTCTTCCAGACTGTTGTCTTTGAGAGACTTAATCTTCTCGATACTAGTATTCCCTGTTGGCTTA TTTGTAGCTGTTACTTTTTGGACTCTTTATGCATATGACAGAGAATTAGTGTATCCTAAAGAGCTGGATGAGATTAATCCTTCTTGGCTTAATCATACTATG catACCACTATACTGCCACTACTGTTTATTGAGCTGATTACTTGTCCGCATAGATATCTTTCCAAATTGAAGGGAATGGTAGGACTTAGCATCTTTGGTACTTCATACCTCACATG GGTACTATGGGTAAATTATGCATCAGGTATTTGGGCATACCCAATTCTAGAAGTACTAGGCACACCTGGAAAGGTGATACTTTTTAGCATTTCCTACCTTGTAATGGTAGGATTCTACTTACTTGGAGAGCATCTAACAAACTACTTATGGG GTGACTTTCAAAAATATAAGAAGAAAGCATAG